The following are encoded together in the Microtus pennsylvanicus isolate mMicPen1 chromosome 8, mMicPen1.hap1, whole genome shotgun sequence genome:
- the LOC142855961 gene encoding C-type lectin domain family 2 member F-like, translating into MSEDLNILSSSINRDGNELQEMTDKEQPGQHLRIVSPVSPARLYCCYVVIIVLTGAVIALSVALSLSGRKEEKAIASPEAGHFTCPRNWIGFGSKCFYFSEHTSNWTSSQTSCMELGAHLTHFDSLEELNFLNRFKGDSAAWIGLHRESSEQPWMWTNNTEYNNLALIRGEGEHAYLSDSGISSGRNYISRKWICSKPSSYTLHCAVVSQLV; encoded by the exons ATGTCTGAGGACTTGAACATCCTGTCCTCGTCCATCAACAGGGATGGCAACGAGCTGCAGGAGATGACAG ATAAAGAGCAACCAGGACAACATCTCAGAATCGTCTCCCCTGTGTCTCCTGCTAGGCTTTACTGCTGCTATGTAGTGATCATCGTCCTCACTGGAGCTGTGATTGCACTTTCTGTGGCTCTGTCATTGTCAG ggagaaaggaagaaaaggccatTGCGAGCCCTGAAGCTGGCCATTTCACCTGCCCAAGAAACTGGATTGGATTTggaagtaaatgtttttatttttctgaacacACAAGTAACTGGACATCCAGCCAGACCTCCTGCATGGAGCTGGGGGCCCATCTTACTCACTTTGACAGTCTGGAGGAGTTG AATTTCCTGAATAGATTCAAGGGGGATTCTGCTGCCTGGATCGGCCTGCACAGAGAGTCATCAGAGCAGCCTTGGATGTGGACAAACAACACTGAATATAACAACTT ggCACTCATCCGAGGAGAAGGAGAACATGCCTACCTGAGTGACAGTGGGATCAGCAGTGGCAGGAACTACATAAGTAGGAAGTGGATTTGTAGCAAACCCAGCAGCTATACTTTACATTGTGCAGTTGTCTCACAGCTTGTGTAG